The Saccopteryx leptura isolate mSacLep1 chromosome 2, mSacLep1_pri_phased_curated, whole genome shotgun sequence genome has a window encoding:
- the FCAMR gene encoding high affinity immunoglobulin alpha and immunoglobulin mu Fc receptor — protein sequence MDAGAPAKPEEQKCVLQVANQREGWKMHIVLLLCLLQAANALKGPRLVSGEPGGTVTIRCHYTPSPINRHQRKYWCRLSSLTWLCHTIVSTNHYTHIRYSGRVALLDFPHGGLFVVRLSQLSPDDAGSYRCGIGNRNSILFSNIKLTVSAGPAGPGSSPSPRASPAASELVRRPFGTASPAANRWTPATTQTIEKQGTERDSVALTPGISKNTASAKGMQSPETLGVVAAGTVSQVESAILPTILIPESSSSTIRGLSNTTEGAWVGETRSSVADRARASWEERETTMEASRPREETEKVRTSLNTDWTVLGTISPSPLASEKWAWETRQEAQLVSKPQTLGSTEETTGAAGMWTLQLTSTEMPPAEGTTEGDLDIRSADSELPSPPSQAPEAGPLRPPGKGSSVKRASSKEKNITRLLTPVSTVLLPLTLMTLVLLQRKLRLKRTSQETEKAAGVTLVQMTHFRELSLQPDQLPHMERKILWDDSPPSHDTMAIPERDPGS from the exons ATGGATGCAGGAGCCCCGGCTAAGCCTGAGGAGCAGAAG TGCGTTCTGCAGGTCGCCAACcagagggaaggatggaaaaTGCACATCGTCCTCCTGCTGTGCCTGCTGCAAG CTGCAAACGCTCTGAAGGGGCCAAGGCTGGTGTCTGGGGAGCCTGGGGGCACTGTCACCATCCGGTGCCATTACACCCCCTCGCCCATCAATAGGCACCAGAGGAAGTACTGGTGCCGCCTCAGCTCCCTGACGTGGCTCTGTCACACCATTGTGTCCACCAACCACTACACTCACATTCGCTACAGTGGCCGCGTGGCTCTACTGGACTTCCCACACGGTGGTTTGTTTGTGGTGAGGCTGTCCCAGCTGTCCCCGGACGATGCCGGTTCCTACCGCTGTGGCATCGGAAACAGGAACAGCATACTCTTCTCCAACATAAAACTGACTGTCTCTGCAG GTCCTGCCGGCCccggctccagccccagccccagagccAGCCCAGCTGCTAGTGAGCTCGTCAGGAGACCCTTTGGAACAGCCTCTCCAGCGGCCAACAGATGGACCCCAGCAACCACCCAGACAATAGAAAAACAGGGGACAGAACGAGACAGTGTTGCTCTGACACCAGGAATCAGCAAAAACACAGCTTCAGCTAAGGGAATGCAAAGCCCGGAAACCCTTGGGGTAGTAGCTGCAGGGACTGTTAGCCAGGTAGAGAGTGCCATCCTGCCGACCATCCTTATTCCAGAGAGTTCATCTTCAACAATCAGAGGCTTGTCCAATACGACAGAAGGTGCCTGGGTAGGGGAAACCAGAAGCTCAGTAGCAGACAGAGCCAGGGCcagctgggaagagagagagacaactaTGGAGGCCAGTAGGCCaagagaggaaacagaaaaggTCAGAACATCACTGAATACCGACTGGACAGTCCTAGGGACCATTAGTCCATCACCCTTGGCCTCAGAAAAATGGGCATGGGAAACCCGCCAAGAAGCACAATTGGTTTCTAAGCCACAAACCCTCGGCTCCACTGAAGAAACTACTGGAGCTGCAGGTATGTGGACCTTGCAGCTCACCAGCACAGAGATGCCACCTGCTGAAGGCACCACTGAAGGGGACCTAGACATCCGTTCTGCAGACAGTGAGCTCCCATCACCACCAAGCCAGGCCCCGGAAGCAGGACCCCTAAGGCCACCAGGCAAGGGGTCCTCCGTGAAGAG AGCTtcttcaaaagagaaaaacatcaccCGGCTCCTGACTCCTGTCTCTACAGTGCTGCTGCCGCTTACACTCATGACTCTTGTTCTATTGCAAAGGAAGCTGCGGCTAAAGAGGACTT CACAGGAGACAGAAAAGGCAGCAGGAGTCACCTTGGTTCAGATGACACATTTCCGGGAGCTGAGCCTCCAGCCGGACCAGCTGCCCCACATGGAAAGGAAGATCCTCTGGGATGACTCTCCTCCTTCGCATGACACCATGGCTATCCCGGAGAGGGACCCTGGATCCTGA